The region tcagggcttaaAAGTCATGAACTTATTGCTTaggactgtgagcatttgtggtcatagctttccatctacatttcctagtatgtgtttcaaatgtagtgatttgggggtgtcttttcttttgggtaccttcatatcttttgttccaccttcattgttttttttgttccttgcacctcagttctattttcaggaacatcacagtgctgtaatagagcaaaagaattctgtatcCATTAAATGGATAAGTGATCCTCTGAGGCCACCTAATCTAAGAATATAGACACTTATGAAAGCTTATTGCAAGTTTGACTTCACCATACAGCAGccttagaaagaaagaaagaaagaaaatcataattttcccagatctccccaaATATCACCAATTGACACGGTAAAGAAATATTTAGTTGAAATCTTAGGGATGTCAAGTGACTCACTGCATCCTACAGTTCGGGCACAATATTTACAAAGCAATGCAAAATTGGATGGTGCAACTTTTCAACCACAAATAGGAGACGGTATGAATCTACGTCAATCCTCCATTGGAAGTTACCACTCAGAGAACTACTGTGGTGGTCTCTTTTGCCTTGGAGATGGACAGAGATGCTGTCCTaaaactttcctttagacatttggACTCCATGTTTTTAGGATCTAAAATAAGAACTTACCCTCATCTCTCTAGAGAAATTCAGAAAAGGCACAGCGCTTTTTTGGCCATGCGCCGAGGACTTTAGCCCTTCAGGCTAATTTTGTACTaaaattcagtggcgtaccaaggggggggggaggtgggggcgggGCGCCCCGGGTGCaccgccgctggggggtgccgcggtgcgcgcctgctccctccgagttcgctaaacttcgttcaatCACTGCAGCTCCAtcggccccggaacaggttacttcctgttccggggcagagggagctgcagtgaacaaatgaagtttagcgaactcggaggagcaggcgtgtgccgtggcacccccctccagcggcgtgcaccctgggggtgtcatttcgccggaggggggcaggtgtcatctagcggggggggggggggtgggggggcgaacGCCACTGCTAAAATTTCCCTTGCATCTGTCGAATATTGTTTCAACCTAAGCAATTTCAACTCTTTCATCCTACACAGTCAAAGGAATGTTTGTTAGCAAAAGAGGATGTTAATGTATCTGTTAACTAACAGATAGCACACACTGTATGATAGGCTTGAGGAGGCATGATGGGTAGTAGTAACTATTTACTAATTTCTTTAAATTACTATTTGAATTTTTCTTCTTTTGGATCAAAATTGCTGAAGAATAAGGGTCGAAAGAAAATTTCATTTCCTCTTAATTGATAATATGGATACATGAGTTACAATCTTTTTAGGTTGTATAATGtagaaatgaataaaaaaaatttttaaaaaagcaccaAGGATCTATAAGtgagacagcatgggcataattatacatatataagaaatcatattaattgttaattctgtttaaaaatctggggtttaaaagtttggttcagttctgcaagtgatggaggaatgtcatctggtttagattatttagaaattTTACGTTTGCcaggctaaaggttagaaaggtcagagacagaaactttctttgaccccttgtgagtgatggattgctaatgctagtTCAAAGATATTACCTTACCACACTCTGTATaccattaaatcttgaggggatactattatgaacaaagcatgagccagacatgctgtagtttaaaagtagtttaaagctggttaaataattctagatattcttgaattctgatttctgtgtatttagaatatgtcttataaggatgcttattttagaatatgtttattctgtgtagttaatatgtagaatacctttttaaatctaatgtttgttcaactctttgccttacgttctgagtaggactgcagtgaaaaggtcagcatatggtttgagttttctgcagtcctggctggtttaatgtatggagctgataggtgaaaagggtcaagaaaagtcttgattaattataggtaaatgtaggaatggtcctgaaagtaataacaaactatagctgtatgctattaagtaagactggcccttgaccccttaatgaatgccagagttcagttagcagttagtatgaagttgactaggaatatgagaaattaatcataataaaaatgtaagagactggtgccatattgtctggtttgaggggccccaggtcataggtcagtttaggatatgtctggaacctatgtaactgatattttgaatatGTGTATAGTAAtaattggttcagacagggtaatcaatctattctttaccatctggagagtaaggggggctagagagggggatagcacggtatataagtgggagtagaagcagcttacgtcagaaggaacagacagaagaaagagagctgaaggaagacagacagcagaagaaaagaagctgagacagaagccacaaagacacagagagctgagaaagagaagaagagacttaatgctgatgtcctactatgtttgctggcaaataaagaagatttctccctcattctggtgtgtgctgtttgactcctgaagtaccacagattctgctaacaataggggtattcatgcatcaattcctgcaacataaGAACAGGCAAGTATGAAATCTCTATTGAAGGACcggacacgggccatgtttcggctaatGTCTGCTTCAGGGGCTCAGCCTTAGCAATACACTTTTAGATGAAATACCAAGAAGTGCCCTAAATGGGGCACTAAGGCATCAAATCTCTATTGAAGGACAGGACACCAACCATGTTTCGGCTGCTTCAGAGGTCGACCTTAGTAATACACTTTAGATGAAATACCATGAGGTGCTTTAAGTGGGGCAGTAAGGCTGATGTAGGCGATATGTTGAGAAATGGTTCTACTTTTCAATCTTTATTTTGTGGGAAATAAGTttggatatttcctgatgtagATAAATAAACACAAGAGCAGAGAAACTGATAAGAGTGATCGGCTAAACCGGAGCTCGCAATTcatgggtgtggggtggggggtcggTGAGCAGCTCCTTACCTCCGATGTCTGCAGGGCTGTTGTGGAGGCATCCAGCTAAATTCCTCGCTTGCCCAGGCCGCTGGAAGAGAGTGAGTGggagtgtggggtggggggggggggggggggggtaggggggcagggaggtggaaTGCTGCACTAGCAGCGGGAAGAAAAATGCATCTGATCGGAAGACTTTTTAAAACGACTGTGTGCGGAAGATTTCACAAATGGGAGTGGGACCAGCACCAGGGGGCATAAAGGAGGGCTGCCTCTTGTTGCCAGTTTTTTGTTGGGTGGGAGTGGTACCCAAGATAGGAGTGCCTTCAAATGAGGCCCTTTAAAGTAGGCCTTAACATTCACCAGGTGGTCAATGATAGGTCTAGGCTCTGAAGTAGAGACCTGGAGGTCcaggtctccttttttttttttttttgctctaacTATTGTGCTTGGGCAAGGCATTTTGGTTAGTTTGAGtaaattctttgtttttttcttgctgGTGTGGTGGGTCACATTATTTTGGATAATCCTTGTCTAATATTTCATTGCTCGAATGACATATTGTAACCACCTATAAAATGAAGCTGCAGCCTTTTGTTTTATACCAATACATATTTGTTAAACTTAAGGAAGTTGTCTGGTCTGCTACAATTGTTTAATCATTTTCAGGTATAGGAGATCTCACATCACCtgtcttttggtggtggtgcGGTCCTTTTTGCCGGCATATGCTTGTAAATGTATGTTAAAATACCTGATAGTAAAACATAGGTAGTTACTGCCAGATCAATTAATAACCTTCCAGGACTTAAAGAAGATCACAATAGGAGATATTTAATTAGGACTCAAGCAATTAGATTGAGGGTTTAAATTGATGCTAAGGCCTTGGGCCATTTTAGTTACTTTTAGATTTCCTTGTCTGTTTGTTACTCTCCCTTCCTTTTTGTGCTCTGAAAGGATTTGATATATTATTTTCTTGTGGAGactacttttttctctttttgttttgtgtgttgcTTAAATGTTAACTGGTACATTATTTTcaacaaattaataaaaataaatgaacccCAGGCATCACTTGAGTGGTTATAATAAAAAGTTAACACCTAAACTAGGGTTTTGATGATTAAGACAAACTTTTAATAGATTCAATACTAGGACAATGCAGAATGGTATATGCTAGTTGTCTTCAGTtaggtcaggtttttttttttttttttttacagaattttCGAGAGAAGAAGCTGATGAGGACCAGTGTGGTTttacacctttttaaaaaaaagtgtcccaTTGAGTTTATATGAATGCAGAGCCAGAGATTGTTTTAATTTTCACAAATAAAAATGATTGTTTTATAGCTTTGGGAGTTGAAGAAGACTGAAGGAAGCAGTTGGTGGGGCCTTTTAAACTTTATTAATCCCACATGTAGAGCACACACCACGGTTTCTGCACACTGTAAAATCTTTTTTGTAGAGATCCGAATGAGAATGTTTGTGTAAATGAATGCCACTTTGTTATAAAAAAAAGATCATTTCGGGTGCTGAAAAAACCGTAAGGCTAGCAGAGCCGTAGGCCAGGGGTCTGTAGCATGCAGGCATTGAgtgtgcagccaatcagaaggCGGCTGCTACTATAAATAAGAGGAAGAGCGCTAGGGCGATGCAAGTTGTATCTACCCGAGTCACgtgagagagggggaaaaggagttttctatattttttttctttctgtaattTAGGGTTACTTACTTACGAGAATGGCAGAAACCActccagcagcagcatcagccGCTGCACCTCCTCCGGCTCCAGGCGCGGCCAAGAAAAAGGCAAAGAAGCCGACTGGAGCGGCGAAAGCGCGTAAGTCATCGGGCCCCAGCGTATCCGAGCTGATCGTGAAGGCCGTGTCAGCCTCAAAGGAGCGCAGCGGCATGTCTCTGGCTGCCCTGAAGAAGGCTCTAGCGGCATCTGGCTACGACGTGGAGAAGAACAACAGCCGCTTGAAGCTGGCCGTCAAGAGCCTGGTGAGCAAGGGCAGCTTGTTGCAGACCAAGGGCAGCGGAGCTTCGGGCTCCTTCAAACTGAACAAGAAGCAGCCGGAGGGCAAGAAGAGCGCTCCCAAAAGCAAGAAACCGGCCGTGAAGAAGCCGAAAAAGGCGGCATCGGCGGGAGTGAAAAAGAGTCCGAAGAGAGCCAAGAAACCGTCAGCAGCCGCTACCAAGAAAGTAGTCAAGAGCCCCAAAAAGCCCAAAGCGGTTAAGCCAAGGAAAGTAGCTAAGAGCCCGGCTAAAGCTAAAGCAGTGAAACCGAAGGTGAAGAAAAGCCCAGCAAAGGCTGCCAAACCCAAAGCCAAAAAGGCCGCAAAGGGGGCCCCTAAGAAAAAGTGAAGCTGTGCGCCTTGCTCGATTCTCTTATAAacccaaaggctcttttcagagccaccaccACACAGATCAAAGAAAGAGCAAGATGACTTTAGTTCTTATTCAATGCCTTTAAAAGGCTGCTTCTGCACAGGCGAAGCTGCCAGCAAGTTGGTTTAATTCCACAGAAGCAAACATGCTAATGGACTCCTTTTGGCCTTTTCTCCATgcgaaaaaaaaatgaatgctaaAATACTGGAAGTGTTCAGAAAGAAAAGGCCAAGGGAGCACGTGTTTCAGCATAAATAGCGGGTTCGGGGAAGAAAGGCTGCAAGGTAGACTGACTCGTCAACTCTTTTGAATAGAGGGATTGGGTGGCTCTTAAAGAGCCTTTTGGTTGTGTAGCTGGAGCATAATGGCTTTCTAAGCCCTCTCACCACGAATACGGCGAGCCAACTGGATATCTTTGGGCATGATGGTGACTCTCTTGGCGTGGATGGCGCAAAGATTGGTATCCTCGAAGAGTCCCACCAGGTAAGCCTCGCTAGCCTCTTGCAGGGCCATGACAGCCGAGCTCTGGAAGCGCAAGTCGGTCTTAAAGTCTTGCGCGATCTCTCGCACCAGGCGTTGGAAAGGCAGCTTACGAATAAGCAGCTCGGTAGACTTCTGATAGCGGCGGATTTCCCTCAACGCTACAGTGCCCGGTCGATAACGATGAGGCTTCTTCACACCGCCTGTGGCGGGGGCGCTTTTGCGAGCTGCCTTAGTCGCCAGCTGCTTTCGAGGAGCTTTTCCTCCAGTAGACTTACGAGCAGTCTGCTTAGTACGGGCCATGCTGGACACACACTTCTCACGTCCTTCGTGCTTTCAAAAGATACTGATGGAATAAAAGCACGTCGTCTCGGCACACTGCTCTTTTATAGGCTGCTCCTAGTCAGCTGATAGGCTCTCAGAACCGTTAAAGAAGGCATGAAAAGCTCGCTCTGGTGGTGTAGCCGTGGCCGGATTGGTCAGAAATGCATGTCTTGCTCGCGCGCATCAGAAGGCTAGCTCGTTTGCATAATTTTGGTTCTTAGTCAGTCTGGTATAAATTGTGTGTTACCtagctctttatttatttgaatgtttGTTTGTTCGTATTCTCCGCTTTCAAAGGATAAATTAGCCCTTTTGCAATCTTGTAAACCATTAGTAAACTGAAACCTAGGTTTGAAATTCCCGCCCTCTGCAGTGATTGGAAAGATACTCTTCCAGTTAACGGCAGCAAATTTAAAGTGCGGGCTCCAACAAATTCTCAATTGTCTTGGGATTTTGATGTACAGGCTGCTATTACTGCTATACTAAACATGTTTTGTTCCGTAGggtgtggacccatttaaggccAGAGATATGGGagggattcggggggggggggggggggggggagggaaaaatgcCTGCATCTGGAcgtaaacagtaaaaaaaaaaaagaacatatttTCTATAAAAGTGTTAAAAGAGGGAACTGTCCATTAAAATCTGCAAAAGTGTGTTTTCACTAAGTGCACTTGGCATTCATCCTACTTATTTGCACTGGCCCCGCTTAGCTTTCGGCGAAGACTAAAGCATCTCTAGCCTCTGGACCAGCAGAAGCCAGCCTGCCTTGTCTTCCCCTGAGATACCCCTCTTTTCTGGGATCAGCTCTAAGACAGACAGGGCAGGCTCTACAAGCAAAAGATTCACACAAATGGGCTTTCTGCTGGATAGTAGCTGCATTTGCATTCCATTCAAAGTAAGAGCCTATATCATAATTCCACAGAGAAGCTAAATCCAAAGGAGCTTATCCCAAACCTGCAAATTAAGACTCCTTtacacaaagccatgctagcgattccggTGTGGCAAAGGCGAAGaatcccataggaattgaatgggcttcatcacatttccGCACCGGAATCACTAgcgcacaatatttgaggtgcggtcgcaccatggagcgatacaaaggcattataacgttctcatttttataagcattgccacaccgggacagaccaaagatccatcaagcccagcgtcctgtttccaacagtggccaatccaggtcacaaatacttggcaagatcccataaaggttcaatacattttatgctgcttatcccagaaataagcagtggattttccccaagtcattttaacaatggtctatggacttctcttttaggaagccgtccaaaccttctagagtttaattacacgttgagtgaagaaacattttctctgattcgttttaaatgtactactttgtagcttcatcgtatgccccctagtcctagtatttttggaaggagtaaacaaacgtttcacgtctacccgttccactacactcattattttatagacctctattatatctcccctcaaccatcttttctccaagcttaagatccctaaccgcttcagcctttcctcttaaTAGTACCTAgcaagtcaaatcaacctcatcggTATCATCTGCGTGGTCCTcacaatgcggagtcccccaaggattgCCTCTATCCCCATCCTCTTCAACCATATGATGATTCCTTTGGCTAAAGTCCCTATCCAAAGCTGGtctaaaccccttcatctatgctgactacgtcaccatattcatcccttttcaATCCAACCTTGCAGAAATCTCTGAAAAAGTAATCACCGGCGTGAACATCCTAGCCTCCTGGGCCAACGCcttcaaaatgaaactgaataaagaaaaaactcaatgcttaatcctctcttCAAGACACTCCACTCTACTCCCAACCACCCTAATCACCCCCAACATTACAATTCCAatatctgacaacttaaaaatcctaggagtacattagacaaccatctaactctagaaactcacgcaaaagccatgacgaagaagatgttcaaacATGATGTggtattgaaaagagtaaaccattcctcccccaaaaatcattccgcaatctggtacaatccacagtactcacccacgctgattactgcaacagtatcttcattggttgcaaagcccaaatcctaaaaaaactccataccgcccaaaacacggcagccagactaattttggtaaatcacggttcgaaagtgcaacacctctccgGAAAAAAACTCCATTGGCTACCCTCAAGGAACGAataacttcaaagtccacacactgatccacaagatcctccacggagaatctccaagctacatgaccagtCTAACCGACCTTTcagccaggaacaggtccaaatcttctcgaacatatctcaaccttcacctgcctaattgcaaaggtttcaaatacaaaacctactatgcatccaacttctccgttataggcagctaACTTTGGAATGCCATTTCAAGATTCATCCGAACAACAAACGAACATCTatgcttccgaaagctgctgaaaacatacctcttcaaacaagtctatccaaacgacccaacttaatttgcGACCCTAATCCACAGCACTAACATTAAACATgcctcaaccctccccccaacatctcttcctcttgtccttccTTATACAACTGCATTATCTTTGTGATACTgtttacccatacattgtattacctttatgatactttgtaccatacattgtgttatctatGTGATACTTgcacccatacattgtaagccgcactgaacctgctatcgagcgggaaagagcgggatataaatgccagaaataaataaataaacattctatttgctttctaagcCACCGCCGcacgctgagcagagggttttaacgtatcatTGACGATGacgtctagatccctttcctggtcggtgaatcctaacgtggaaccttgcatcacgtagctagaatttggattcttctttcccacatgtatcactttgcacttggacATGTTAAAcggcatctgccatttagatgcccggtctcgtaaggtactcttgtaattttcacaatccccctgcgatttaacaactggAACGCTGGAAGAGGAAtgagtgtgtatgtatgtgtgtgtgtgtggagggggcggGGGGATGCT is a window of Microcaecilia unicolor chromosome 11, aMicUni1.1, whole genome shotgun sequence DNA encoding:
- the LOC115479468 gene encoding histone H1.11R-like, whose product is MAETTPAAASAAAPPPAPGAAKKKAKKPTGAAKARKSSGPSVSELIVKAVSASKERSGMSLAALKKALAASGYDVEKNNSRLKLAVKSLVSKGSLLQTKGSGASGSFKLNKKQPEGKKSAPKSKKPAVKKPKKAASAGVKKSPKRAKKPSAAATKKVVKSPKKPKAVKPRKVAKSPAKAKAVKPKVKKSPAKAAKPKAKKAAKGAPKKK
- the LOC115479470 gene encoding histone H3 — translated: MARTKQTARKSTGGKAPRKQLATKAARKSAPATGGVKKPHRYRPGTVALREIRRYQKSTELLIRKLPFQRLVREIAQDFKTDLRFQSSAVMALQEASEAYLVGLFEDTNLCAIHAKRVTIMPKDIQLARRIRGERA